One region of Tistrella mobilis genomic DNA includes:
- a CDS encoding 3-phenylpropionate/cinnamic acid dioxygenase subunit beta — MTVQTVPMLDETPVGDALLRRIERFYYREARLLDREAYADWLTLLDPGIRYWMPAMETRKRGDQRGPWTDGEMSYFDDDFAMLKVRVARYEQPSAWADNPATRHLHIVTNIEAIETGTPGLVRAFSCFENVRNRNEKDQDVIHGRREDLLKLDGDRITLAERRILIVQNILLSKNLNTFF; from the coding sequence ATGACCGTGCAAACCGTTCCCATGCTGGACGAAACCCCCGTCGGCGATGCGCTGCTCCGCCGCATCGAGCGCTTCTATTACCGCGAGGCGCGGCTGCTCGACCGCGAGGCCTATGCCGACTGGCTGACCCTGCTCGACCCCGGCATCCGCTACTGGATGCCGGCGATGGAAACCCGCAAGCGCGGGGATCAGCGCGGCCCCTGGACCGATGGCGAGATGTCCTATTTCGACGACGATTTCGCCATGCTCAAGGTCCGGGTCGCCCGCTATGAACAGCCCTCGGCCTGGGCCGACAACCCGGCGACCCGGCATCTGCACATCGTCACCAATATCGAGGCGATCGAGACCGGCACCCCCGGTCTGGTGCGCGCCTTCTCGTGCTTCGAGAACGTGCGCAATCGCAACGAGAAGGACCAGGACGTCATCCACGGCCGCCGCGAAGATCTGCTGAAGCTGGACGGCGATCGGATCACCCTGGCCGAACGCCGGATCCTGATCGTGCAGAACATCCTGCTGTCCAAGAATCTGAACACCTTCTTCTGA
- a CDS encoding protocatechuate 3,4-dioxygenase, translating to MSRIVGGFVVPHDPVMYAAPKAASEAEAAAVYGAYAAIARRIGELQATTAIVIGCDHYILFGTDCLPQYVIATGEVDGPIDQLPGLKRGPIENHSDLARHIAEQGFAEGFDWTVGRSMQVDHSIAIPHQLLIAPNAGVKTVPVMLACGVDPYIHKRRAFDLGRQIGRAVESHPGDERVVVIGSGGISHWVGTAEMGRINPDFDRMVLDCVARGDAEALIALDDATILEQGGNGAMEIRTFICAMGAVGGSHARVIDYLPVPGWITGLGFAELAAA from the coding sequence CGACCCCGTGATGTATGCCGCCCCCAAGGCCGCCAGCGAGGCCGAGGCCGCGGCGGTCTATGGCGCCTATGCGGCGATCGCCCGCCGGATCGGCGAGCTTCAGGCCACCACCGCCATCGTCATCGGCTGCGACCACTACATCCTGTTCGGCACCGACTGCCTGCCGCAATACGTGATCGCGACCGGCGAGGTCGACGGGCCGATCGACCAGCTGCCCGGGCTGAAGCGCGGCCCCATCGAGAACCATAGCGATCTCGCCCGCCACATCGCCGAACAGGGCTTCGCCGAAGGGTTCGACTGGACGGTCGGCCGCTCGATGCAGGTCGATCATTCGATCGCCATTCCGCATCAGCTGCTGATCGCCCCCAATGCGGGGGTGAAGACCGTGCCGGTGATGCTGGCCTGCGGCGTCGACCCCTATATCCACAAGCGCCGCGCCTTCGATCTGGGCCGCCAGATCGGCCGGGCGGTCGAAAGCCATCCCGGCGACGAACGGGTGGTGGTGATCGGCTCGGGCGGCATCTCCCATTGGGTCGGCACGGCCGAGATGGGGCGCATCAACCCCGATTTCGACCGGATGGTGCTGGATTGCGTCGCCCGCGGCGATGCCGAGGCGCTGATCGCGCTCGACGACGCCACCATCCTGGAACAGGGCGGCAATGGCGCCATGGAAATCCGCACCTTCATCTGCGCCATGGGGGCGGTGGGCGGCAGCCATGCCCGGGTGATCGACTATCTGCCGGTTCCCGGCTGGATCACCGGCCTGGGTTTCGCCGAACTCGCCGCCGCCTGA
- a CDS encoding Rieske (2Fe-2S) protein translates to MTDTTLIRLCDAADLAEGEVLKIEIDGRKPLAATLVDGVVHVFDDTCPHAEESLSKGWVEDGRVVCPVHFAEFDLTDGSVHNAPAGCGKLRAYAAELRDGAVFASLG, encoded by the coding sequence ATGACCGACACCACCCTGATCCGCCTCTGCGACGCCGCCGATCTTGCCGAAGGCGAGGTGCTGAAGATCGAGATCGACGGCCGCAAGCCGCTTGCTGCAACCCTGGTCGACGGCGTGGTCCATGTCTTCGACGACACCTGCCCGCATGCCGAGGAATCGCTGTCGAAGGGCTGGGTGGAGGATGGCCGGGTGGTCTGCCCGGTTCATTTCGCGGAATTCGACCTGACCGACGGCAGCGTCCACAACGCGCCGGCGGGCTGCGGAAAGCTCCGCGCCTATGCGGCCGAACTGCGCGACGGCGCGGTTTTCGCCAGCCTCGGCTGA
- the hcaB gene encoding 3-(cis-5,6-dihydroxycyclohexa-1,3-dien-1-yl)propanoate dehydrogenase — MTGMALEGEAALVTGGGKGIGRAVVDRFVAEGARVGVLVRSAADADDLVGAHGDRVAPVIGDVRSWDDNLRAVTTVVDRFGKLDVLVPNAGVYDFSVPFEDQTGPEIAERFDELVAVNVKGYLLAARAALEPLRAARGSIVFTLSSSSFYAGGGGVLYVTSKHALVGTVRQLAFELAPEIRVNAVAPGGTRTGLGGLASAGAEATRLDAVEGFDRMVAKTVPLGFLSEPEDHAAAYVLLASRTASRFMTAVILPSDGGLEVRGGGRRKRG; from the coding sequence ATGACGGGCATGGCCCTTGAAGGCGAGGCGGCGCTGGTCACCGGTGGCGGCAAGGGTATCGGCCGGGCGGTGGTCGACCGCTTCGTGGCCGAGGGTGCGCGGGTCGGCGTGCTCGTGCGCTCTGCGGCCGATGCCGATGATCTGGTCGGGGCGCATGGCGACCGGGTGGCCCCGGTGATCGGCGATGTCCGGTCCTGGGACGACAATCTCCGCGCGGTGACGACCGTGGTCGACCGCTTCGGCAAGCTGGACGTGCTGGTGCCCAATGCCGGCGTCTACGACTTCTCGGTGCCGTTCGAGGATCAGACGGGACCCGAGATCGCCGAGCGCTTCGACGAGCTGGTGGCCGTCAACGTCAAGGGCTATCTGCTCGCCGCCCGGGCGGCGTTGGAACCGCTGCGGGCCGCGCGCGGGTCGATCGTCTTCACGCTGTCTTCCTCGTCCTTCTACGCCGGCGGCGGCGGGGTGCTCTACGTCACCTCGAAACATGCCCTTGTCGGCACGGTGCGCCAGCTCGCCTTCGAGCTGGCGCCCGAGATCCGGGTCAATGCCGTCGCCCCCGGCGGCACCCGCACCGGGCTTGGCGGTCTCGCCTCGGCCGGGGCGGAGGCCACCCGTCTGGATGCGGTCGAGGGCTTCGACCGCATGGTGGCCAAAACCGTGCCGCTGGGCTTCCTGTCCGAGCCGGAAGACCATGCCGCCGCCTATGTCCTGCTCGCCAGCCGCACGGCCTCGCGCTTCATGACCGCGGTGATCCTGCCCTCCGATGGCGGGCTGGAGGTGCGCGGCGGCGGGCGGCGCAAGCGCGGCTGA
- a CDS encoding aromatic ring-hydroxylating dioxygenase subunit alpha: protein MCDAKARPDMRPVYPKAGSYPDFADLVDDSRAQVDRRVFIDRAIYEAELRQIFGRAWLFLAHESQIPNPGDFVRTYMGEDDVIVVRQRNGRIGAYLNSCPHRGNRVCMVDSGKKARGFICNYHGWSFGIDGRLNGTDGKVYDKDPGFEKSAIGLTPVAQVASYKGLVFGTFDPEAPSLEDYFGPFTWYLDVMLDNDEGGTEFIGGCVKSTVECNWKFPAENFVGDILHAFWTHQSGAEAILGGAVDLGSRYDERAFQASVYGHGIETNLDKVGNTRTLGFPELNDYVLGRYEAVKARLGEVRARMVGAVSSCTVFPNFSFLPGQATFRVWHPKGPDRIDLYTWTLVNKNMPERIKELYRKGTMITFSPGGVFEMDDGENWEYCTKANQGWVTRHQKLHYGLGQDSAWSESDLPGHIHRGSLNDANQRQFYKRWAEFMRFDSWGDLQRAETAPPAKPLPQAAE from the coding sequence ATGTGCGACGCCAAGGCGCGCCCCGACATGCGGCCGGTCTATCCCAAGGCCGGCAGCTATCCCGATTTCGCCGATCTGGTCGACGACAGCCGCGCCCAGGTCGATCGCCGGGTCTTCATCGACCGCGCGATCTATGAAGCCGAGCTTCGGCAGATCTTCGGCCGGGCCTGGCTGTTCCTGGCCCATGAAAGCCAGATCCCCAATCCCGGCGATTTCGTGCGCACCTATATGGGCGAGGACGATGTCATCGTCGTCCGCCAGCGCAATGGCCGCATCGGCGCCTATCTCAATTCCTGCCCGCATCGCGGCAACCGGGTGTGCATGGTGGACAGCGGCAAAAAGGCCCGCGGCTTCATCTGCAACTATCACGGCTGGTCCTTCGGCATCGACGGCCGGCTGAACGGTACCGACGGCAAGGTCTACGACAAGGATCCCGGTTTCGAGAAATCCGCCATCGGCCTGACCCCGGTCGCCCAGGTGGCAAGCTATAAGGGCCTGGTCTTCGGCACCTTCGATCCCGAGGCGCCGTCGCTCGAAGACTATTTCGGGCCGTTCACCTGGTATCTCGACGTCATGCTCGACAATGACGAGGGCGGCACCGAATTCATCGGCGGCTGCGTGAAGTCCACCGTCGAGTGCAATTGGAAGTTCCCGGCCGAAAACTTCGTCGGCGACATCCTCCACGCCTTCTGGACCCATCAGTCGGGTGCCGAGGCGATCCTGGGCGGGGCCGTCGATCTGGGCTCGCGCTATGACGAGCGCGCCTTTCAGGCCAGCGTCTACGGCCATGGCATCGAGACCAATCTCGACAAGGTCGGCAACACCCGCACGCTGGGCTTCCCCGAGCTGAACGACTATGTGCTGGGCCGCTACGAGGCGGTCAAGGCGCGGCTGGGCGAGGTCAGGGCGCGGATGGTGGGGGCCGTGTCGTCCTGCACCGTCTTCCCCAATTTCTCCTTCCTGCCCGGGCAGGCGACCTTCCGCGTCTGGCACCCCAAGGGGCCGGACCGGATCGATCTCTACACCTGGACGCTGGTGAACAAAAACATGCCCGAGCGGATCAAGGAGCTGTACCGCAAGGGCACCATGATCACCTTCTCGCCCGGCGGCGTGTTCGAGATGGATGACGGCGAGAACTGGGAATACTGCACCAAGGCCAATCAGGGCTGGGTGACCCGGCATCAGAAGCTGCATTACGGCCTGGGCCAGGACAGCGCCTGGTCCGAGTCGGACCTGCCCGGCCACATCCATCGCGGCTCGCTCAACGATGCCAATCAGCGCCAGTTCTACAAGCGCTGGGCCGAGTTCATGCGCTTCGACAGCTGGGGCGATCTGCAGCGCGCCGAGACCGCGCCGCCGGCCAAACCGCTGCCCCAGGCGGCCGAGTGA
- a CDS encoding 2-keto-4-pentenoate hydratase: MTPDIRAAAEAIFAARETLTQIPPVRESHGIADVEAAYAVQALNTARWIEAGRRPVGAKIGLTSKAVQDQLGVGEPDFGTLWADYAFGEGDVVPLRRFMQPKVEAEIAFVIGRRLDDPQISLTRLTGAIDCAYAAVEIVDSAIAAWNIRLADTVADNASGGGFALGTEPRRIGDVDLRLGGMVLTLNGRPASIGVGAACLGHPLNATLWLARRMAELGRPLEAGDIVLSGALGPMVPVAAGDVCTVEIQGFAPLSFVFGDKHP, translated from the coding sequence ATCACCCCCGATATCCGGGCGGCGGCCGAAGCGATCTTCGCCGCCCGCGAGACCCTGACCCAGATCCCGCCGGTGCGGGAAAGCCACGGCATCGCCGATGTCGAGGCGGCCTATGCCGTACAGGCGCTGAACACCGCCCGCTGGATCGAGGCCGGCCGCCGCCCGGTCGGCGCCAAGATCGGCCTGACGTCGAAGGCCGTGCAGGACCAGCTGGGCGTGGGCGAGCCCGATTTCGGCACGCTCTGGGCCGATTACGCCTTCGGCGAGGGCGATGTCGTGCCGCTCCGCCGCTTCATGCAGCCCAAGGTGGAGGCCGAGATCGCCTTCGTCATCGGCCGGCGGCTCGATGATCCGCAGATCTCCCTCACCCGGCTGACCGGGGCGATCGACTGCGCCTATGCCGCGGTCGAAATCGTCGACAGCGCCATTGCCGCCTGGAACATCCGCCTCGCCGACACAGTCGCCGACAATGCCTCGGGCGGCGGCTTCGCGCTCGGCACCGAACCGCGGCGGATCGGCGATGTCGATCTGCGCCTGGGCGGCATGGTGCTGACCCTGAACGGCCGCCCGGCCTCAATCGGCGTCGGTGCCGCCTGTCTCGGCCATCCGCTGAATGCCACGCTCTGGCTGGCCCGGCGCATGGCGGAGCTCGGCCGGCCGCTGGAGGCGGGCGACATCGTGCTCTCGGGCGCCCTGGGTCCCATGGTGCCGGTGGCGGCGGGCGATGTCTGCACCGTCGAGATCCAGGGCTTCGCGCCGCTTTCCTTCGTGTTCGGAGACAAACACCCATGA
- a CDS encoding NAD(P)H-dependent flavin oxidoreductase, protein MTNDLANRVASLKDQLRLPVIVAPMFLVSGPDLVVEACRAGLMGALPGPNGRTIGDLRAWFTDIAARLDAARAAGERPAPWAFNMITHQSYGRFDEEIALVQEFRPGMVITALGGPHRVTDAVHGYGGLVFADVNSASFARKAVDKGADGLVLVCSGAGGHTGEYAMLAFIDEVRSFFDGPIVVGGAISHGRSVRAVELLGADFAYMGTRFIATPESLVSDDYRAMVVDSRMEDLVASRAITGALGNWMRASIEKAGIPLDAMKAEAKIDFSGDMHSGVKAWKYVWSAGQGVGSADRVVPVRELADQLVAEYLAAFRAERTTHIAFARRNGWQAAADAAE, encoded by the coding sequence ATGACCAATGACCTGGCAAACCGGGTTGCATCGCTGAAGGACCAGCTGCGCCTGCCGGTGATCGTGGCGCCGATGTTCCTGGTGTCCGGCCCCGATCTGGTGGTCGAGGCCTGCCGGGCCGGGCTGATGGGCGCGCTGCCCGGGCCCAACGGCCGGACGATCGGGGATCTGCGCGCCTGGTTCACCGATATCGCCGCCCGGCTGGATGCCGCCCGCGCGGCGGGCGAGCGGCCGGCGCCCTGGGCCTTCAACATGATCACCCATCAGAGCTATGGCCGCTTCGACGAGGAGATCGCGCTGGTGCAGGAATTCCGGCCCGGCATGGTCATCACCGCGCTCGGCGGCCCGCATCGGGTGACCGATGCCGTGCACGGCTATGGCGGTCTGGTCTTCGCCGACGTCAATTCGGCGAGCTTCGCCCGCAAGGCGGTCGACAAGGGGGCCGACGGGCTGGTGCTGGTCTGTTCCGGCGCCGGCGGCCATACCGGCGAATATGCCATGCTCGCCTTCATCGACGAGGTGCGCAGCTTTTTCGACGGACCGATCGTGGTCGGTGGCGCCATCAGCCATGGCCGCAGCGTGCGTGCCGTCGAACTGCTCGGCGCCGATTTCGCCTATATGGGCACCCGGTTCATCGCCACCCCCGAAAGCCTGGTGTCCGACGACTACCGCGCGATGGTGGTCGACAGCCGGATGGAGGATCTGGTGGCGTCCCGCGCCATCACCGGCGCGCTCGGCAACTGGATGCGGGCCTCGATCGAAAAGGCCGGCATCCCGCTCGACGCCATGAAGGCCGAGGCGAAGATCGATTTCTCGGGCGACATGCATTCGGGCGTGAAGGCCTGGAAATACGTCTGGAGCGCCGGCCAGGGCGTCGGTTCCGCCGACCGGGTCGTCCCCGTGCGGGAACTGGCCGACCAGCTGGTCGCCGAATATCTCGCGGCCTTCCGGGCCGAACGCACCACCCATATCGCCTTCGCCCGCCGCAATGGCTGGCAGGCCGCAGCGGATGCCGCAGAATGA